One Cryptomeria japonica chromosome 9, Sugi_1.0, whole genome shotgun sequence genomic window carries:
- the LOC131062744 gene encoding transcription factor RAX3 — translation MGRAPCCDKATVKKGPWSPEEDSKLKAYIDQNGTGGNWIALPQKVGLKRCGKSCRLRWLNYLRPNIKHGEFSEEEDDIICSLYNSIGSRWSVIAAQLPGRTDNDIKNYWNTKLKKKLLGKRKDQHKRHLAAAAEARQKEVNDLRRYVLSETNIEPYGYETQTTAQVDEHTNIKMNCPYVDFDPEIVSQLFEQANCSRAYTISDTRPISQSATFQLNLQQAFDDQMSQFDKDTSVRMLIDRLEATLIGMSNNMNMSSTSQMEASNCISNSNSSASQTQDSTVGVEAQISYQTAAATAHEYTTWIEDHVKLECPMVLDADLSEIVNLPLFPPISCGSSPDVNYESGCMNTINAQSNMNLHMEADEVSMYWNDLLNCTKTNGFIL, via the exons ATGGGCAGAGCACCATGCTGTGATAAAGCTACTGTGAAGAAAGGGCCATGGTCTCCTGAAGAAGACTCTAAACTCAAGGCCTATATAGACCAGAATGGCACTGGAGGCAATTGGATTGCTCTGCCCCAGAAAGTTG GCTTGAAAAGGTGTGGAAAGAGCTGCAGACTTAGATGGCTTAATTACTTGAGACCCAATATAAAGCATGGAGAATtctctgaagaagaagatgacataaTTTGTAGCCTCTACAATAGTATTGGAAGCAG ATGGTCTGTCATTGCAGCTCAGTTGCCAGGAAGAACTGATAATGATATAAAGAACTACTGGAACACAAAACTCAAAAAGAAACTGCTTGGAAAACGCAAGGATCAACACAAACGTCATTTAGCAGCAGCAGCAGAAGCAAGACAAAAGGAAGTGAATGACCTTAGAAGGTATGTTCTATCAGAGACCAACATAGAGCCATATGGGTATGAAACACAAACTACAGCACAAGTAGATGAGCATACAAACATAAAAATGAATTGCCCATATGTTGATTTCGACCCTGAAATAGTCTCCCAGCTGTTTGAACAAGCCAATTGTTCACGAGCATACACAATTTCTGATACCCGCCCAATTTCACAATCAGCTACATTTCAGCTCAATCTTCAGCAAGCCTTTGATGATCAAATGTCTCAGTTTGATAAAGATACTTCTGTTAGAATGCTCATAGATAGGCTTGAGGCTACCCTTATTGGCATGTCAAACAACATGAATATGAGCAGCACCTCCCAAATGGAAGCATCCAACTGCATTAGTAATAGTAATAGCAGTGCCTCCCAAACACAAGATTCTACTGTGGGAGTAGAAGCCCAGATTTCATATCAGACAGCAGCTGCTACCGCACATgaatatacaacatggattgaagatcatgtTAAATTAGAATGTCCAATGGTGTTGGATGCAGATTTGTCTGAGATTGTTAATTTACCACTTTTTCCTCCTATAAGTTGTGGAAGCTCTCCTGATGTAAACTATGAGTCAGGGTGTATGAATACTATAAATGCTCAGAGTAATATGAATTTGCACATGGAAGCCGATGAAGTCTCAATGTACTGGAATGATCTACTGAACTGTACTAAAACCAATGGCTTTATTCTCTGA